Proteins found in one Brachyspira murdochii DSM 12563 genomic segment:
- a CDS encoding LacI family DNA-binding transcriptional regulator: MKIRELSRISGISPATISRMLKDPNSVKESTRNKVNNILKNNGMDKCFSIKCVKRVILVIPDLSNTFYLDLFNGIVSVVQKNNIPFEIYLTNESIEEETKIFSRIEEDKGIGVIWVPASDKRDRLPYNKNTNIISLVDRNLEFEDIYIKNLSNNFSAAKKAADLLIEGGARNPIIITGSLNLSNAQERKEGFLESIKNHHLDNGVNRVYYGDFNNSYSGYDMIKTLVKEKVEFDSILAANQILAIGILKALRELKLSIPNDVSIITFDKLVNLYPSLYYENDNISEVVFPAFDIGVNATNVLLEQKSLNTPKQIYNYSAQFNLRGSEKK; this comes from the coding sequence TTGAAAATAAGAGAACTATCTAGGATAAGCGGAATTTCTCCTGCCACTATCTCTAGAATGCTAAAAGACCCAAATTCTGTAAAAGAATCTACAAGAAATAAAGTTAATAATATATTAAAAAATAACGGCATGGATAAATGCTTTAGTATAAAATGTGTAAAAAGAGTAATATTAGTCATTCCCGATTTGAGCAATACTTTTTATTTGGATCTGTTTAACGGAATAGTTTCGGTAGTTCAAAAAAATAATATACCTTTTGAAATATATTTAACTAATGAATCAATAGAAGAAGAAACAAAAATTTTTTCCCGTATAGAAGAAGATAAAGGGATAGGTGTAATATGGGTTCCTGCTTCAGATAAAAGAGATAGACTGCCTTATAATAAAAATACTAATATCATATCATTGGTTGATAGAAATTTAGAATTTGAAGATATATATATAAAAAATTTATCTAATAACTTCAGTGCTGCAAAAAAAGCAGCTGACCTATTAATAGAAGGCGGAGCTAGAAATCCCATCATAATAACTGGAAGTTTGAATCTCAGTAATGCCCAAGAAAGAAAAGAAGGATTTTTGGAAAGTATAAAAAATCATCATTTAGATAATGGCGTTAATAGAGTTTATTACGGAGACTTTAATAACAGCTACAGCGGATATGATATGATAAAAACTTTAGTAAAAGAAAAAGTTGAATTTGATTCTATCTTGGCTGCAAATCAAATATTAGCAATAGGAATATTAAAAGCTCTAAGAGAATTAAAATTATCGATACCAAATGATGTATCAATAATTACTTTCGATAAATTAGTAAATCTTTACCCATCATTATATTATGAAAATGATAACATATCAGAAGTTGTATTTCCAGCTTTTGATATAGGAGTTAATGCTACAAATGTACTGTTAGAACAAAAAAGTCTCAATACTCCAAAACAGATATATAATTATTCTGCACAATTTAATTTAAGAGGCAGCGAAAAAAAATAA
- a CDS encoding PIN domain-containing protein, whose product MNNKICCVLDTCALSFLLEKESELNESEKEWYNSFELIKNKIDVFVISSLVMHELSLNINIPEAKDNKDSNLVLKKIFNFFKYFFGIDKVEIIDLNEDSITEYRNLYKNTSFLIECQCDNKKDVCKSKKYKHKIDALIVAQASAYANNIYNNDKYSEFWLLTEDKNMKKYKTNNLKIYSFKDAKINLGIEDVLPL is encoded by the coding sequence ATGAATAATAAAATTTGCTGCGTATTAGATACATGTGCATTATCTTTTTTATTAGAAAAAGAAAGTGAGTTAAATGAGAGTGAAAAAGAATGGTATAATAGTTTTGAGCTTATAAAAAATAAAATAGATGTTTTTGTAATATCTTCACTAGTAATGCATGAATTATCATTGAATATAAATATCCCTGAAGCCAAAGATAACAAAGATAGTAATTTAGTATTAAAAAAAATTTTTAACTTCTTTAAATATTTTTTTGGTATTGATAAAGTTGAAATTATAGATCTTAATGAAGACTCTATTACAGAATACAGAAACCTATATAAAAATACTAGCTTCTTAATAGAATGTCAATGTGATAATAAAAAAGATGTATGTAAATCAAAAAAATATAAACATAAAATTGATGCTTTAATAGTAGCCCAAGCATCTGCCTATGCTAATAATATTTATAATAATGATAAATATTCTGAATTTTGGTTACTAACAGAAGATAAAAATATGAAAAAATATAAAACTAATAATTTAAAGATTTACTCATTTAAGGATGCAAAAATAAATCTTGGAATTGAAGATGTACTTCCTTTATGA
- a CDS encoding Eco57I restriction-modification methylase domain-containing protein — protein MKKNNSVKNINTQNNNFKFDEPYNKQKWAEHFGENFKEEYGSVAGEEEIIEKNKDFLNKIIWIGDLNINENEVIGVFEVYIKNTRLASRVKISRICSRILMSGSYGKGIFFILYEDNKNNYRVSYVKHDKMGIKGENGLIIMKDDYSNPKRYTFLLGEGIKVHTPASRITSDIFGSVESIENAFSVEGVNKEFYKGVKEYFEKIHNDIIKYFDKDENKAKEFALRFLGRVLFCWFLREKELIPNEILNSGVFENLKYKKNYYSDVLEDLFFNVLNMDMEKRKFSKERVIYNYEKAIPFLNGGLFSKKEDDEAVKSIDDEIIKGLFEFFEMYNFTVDESAPFDVEISIDPEMLGRIFENLLAEINPETKESARKETGSFYTPREIVDYMVMEAIKLYLYKKMPDMEKNKIDRIFDVDESVKYTDEERKGILKNIHDMIILDPACGSGAFPLGILQRVFNVIDKLDPNHEYYKNYVIDKLPSGAKAEFKKLYDAKKFSYAYKLDILQSMIHGVDIQPIAIEVSKLRAFLSLVVDEKKEKKEHNLGIRTLPNLEFQFLCTNALIGVDFNIKKGTFEYSVLEGIKTMMKNISEMFYVASSLEEKERVKIKFEEFREFVKNSAFIDESIKAKILSWCPFDNKSAEFFSPLVQFGIDRDFDIVIGNPPYIQLQGMAKGLKEMYQNAGYESFKSTGDIYQLFYEKCLGLLSDDGVASLITSNKWMRAGYGASTREYFYKNADVFRIIDLGAGRFESATVDVNIIFYSKTKEKHTRGERSFEGVTYSGSLKEIASAEFDAVVSEAGREWVIMSGLERSIFNKISRHKALKDWDIKINYGIKTGYNEAFIIDEETKDRLIKEDKKSAELIKPLLRGRDIKRYSYDFNNLYLICTFPALKLNIDKYKAIKKYLESFGKRLEQSGEKGCRKKTNNKWFETQDTISYYKDFENNKIIYPNMTKYLPFIYDENNFYVNQKCFFIIDNKNNKNNLKYLTGILNSKVSHFWIRWNCPELQGGTRELSAIFFANIPIPEADSKTKNNITKLVDQIIILKKQDKDTTALEKQIDEIVYSLYGLSDEEVKVVEG, from the coding sequence ATGAAAAAAAATAATAGTGTGAAAAATATTAATACTCAAAATAATAATTTTAAATTTGATGAGCCTTACAATAAACAAAAATGGGCTGAGCATTTTGGAGAGAATTTTAAAGAAGAATATGGCTCTGTGGCTGGCGAAGAAGAAATAATAGAAAAGAATAAAGATTTTTTAAATAAAATTATTTGGATTGGGGATTTGAATATAAATGAAAATGAAGTTATCGGGGTGTTTGAAGTATATATAAAAAATACTAGGCTTGCTAGCAGAGTAAAAATTTCTAGGATTTGCAGCAGGATATTAATGTCTGGCAGTTATGGTAAGGGTATATTTTTTATACTTTATGAAGATAATAAAAATAATTATAGGGTATCGTATGTAAAGCATGACAAGATGGGTATAAAAGGCGAAAATGGTCTTATCATAATGAAAGATGATTACAGTAATCCTAAAAGATATACTTTTTTGCTTGGGGAGGGAATAAAGGTACATACGCCAGCAAGCAGGATTACAAGCGATATTTTTGGAAGTGTTGAGAGTATAGAAAATGCTTTCAGTGTGGAGGGTGTTAATAAGGAGTTTTATAAAGGGGTTAAGGAATATTTTGAGAAGATACATAATGATATCATAAAATATTTTGATAAGGACGAAAACAAGGCTAAAGAGTTTGCATTAAGGTTTTTGGGTCGTGTGCTTTTCTGCTGGTTTTTACGGGAGAAGGAATTGATACCGAATGAGATATTAAACAGCGGGGTTTTTGAAAATCTTAAATACAAGAAAAATTATTACAGCGATGTGCTTGAGGATTTGTTTTTTAATGTTCTTAATATGGATATGGAAAAGCGTAAATTTTCAAAAGAGAGAGTGATATATAATTATGAGAAGGCTATACCATTTTTGAACGGGGGATTATTTTCAAAGAAGGAGGACGATGAGGCTGTAAAGAGTATAGATGATGAGATAATAAAGGGGTTGTTTGAATTTTTTGAGATGTACAATTTCACGGTTGATGAGAGTGCCCCTTTTGATGTGGAGATAAGCATAGACCCAGAGATGCTGGGACGTATTTTTGAAAATCTGCTTGCGGAGATAAACCCAGAGACAAAAGAGAGTGCTAGGAAGGAGACGGGATCATTTTATACGCCTCGTGAGATTGTGGACTATATGGTAATGGAGGCTATAAAACTTTATCTGTATAAGAAAATGCCCGATATGGAGAAAAACAAGATTGACAGGATTTTTGATGTTGATGAGAGCGTAAAATATACAGACGAAGAGCGAAAGGGTATTTTGAAGAATATACATGACATGATAATATTAGACCCTGCCTGCGGAAGCGGTGCCTTTCCTTTGGGGATACTACAGAGGGTTTTTAATGTGATTGATAAGCTAGACCCTAATCATGAATATTATAAAAATTATGTTATTGATAAGCTGCCTTCTGGGGCTAAGGCTGAGTTTAAAAAATTGTATGATGCAAAGAAATTCAGCTATGCGTATAAACTTGATATACTTCAGAGTATGATACATGGGGTAGATATACAGCCTATAGCGATTGAAGTTAGTAAATTGAGGGCGTTTTTATCTTTGGTAGTTGATGAGAAAAAAGAGAAAAAAGAGCATAATTTGGGTATTAGAACTTTGCCGAATTTGGAGTTTCAATTTCTTTGCACCAATGCGTTAATAGGGGTGGATTTTAATATAAAGAAAGGAACTTTTGAGTACAGCGTATTAGAGGGCATAAAAACAATGATGAAAAATATATCTGAAATGTTTTATGTGGCTTCGTCTTTGGAAGAAAAAGAGAGGGTAAAAATAAAATTTGAAGAGTTTCGGGAGTTTGTAAAAAATTCTGCTTTTATAGATGAGAGTATAAAAGCGAAAATTTTGTCTTGGTGTCCGTTTGACAATAAATCGGCAGAGTTCTTTTCGCCTTTGGTGCAGTTTGGTATTGATAGGGATTTTGACATTGTGATAGGAAATCCGCCTTATATACAGCTTCAGGGTATGGCTAAGGGATTAAAAGAGATGTATCAGAATGCTGGTTATGAGAGTTTTAAATCGACTGGGGACATATATCAGCTGTTTTATGAAAAATGCTTGGGACTTCTCAGCGATGACGGGGTGGCTAGTTTGATAACTTCTAATAAGTGGATGCGTGCAGGTTATGGAGCTAGTACTAGGGAATATTTTTATAAGAATGCCGATGTGTTTCGTATCATAGATTTGGGGGCTGGCAGGTTTGAAAGTGCTACGGTGGATGTTAACATAATTTTTTATTCTAAAACTAAAGAAAAACATACTCGGGGCGAGCGTAGTTTTGAAGGGGTTACCTATTCTGGCAGTTTGAAAGAGATTGCAAGTGCCGAGTTTGACGCTGTGGTCAGTGAGGCTGGCAGAGAATGGGTGATAATGAGCGGCTTGGAGAGGAGCATTTTTAACAAGATTAGCAGGCACAAGGCTTTGAAGGACTGGGATATAAAAATTAATTATGGTATCAAGACTGGTTATAATGAGGCGTTTATCATAGATGAGGAAACTAAAGATAGGCTTATTAAAGAGGATAAAAAGAGTGCAGAATTAATAAAACCTTTACTTAGGGGGCGTGATATTAAAAGGTATTCATACGATTTTAATAATTTATACCTTATATGCACTTTTCCTGCTTTAAAACTAAATATAGATAAATATAAAGCTATAAAAAAATATTTAGAAAGTTTTGGTAAAAGATTAGAACAAAGCGGAGAAAAAGGCTGCCGTAAAAAAACTAATAACAAGTGGTTTGAAACTCAAGATACTATATCTTATTATAAAGATTTTGAAAATAATAAAATAATATATCCTAATATGACAAAATATTTACCGTTCATATATGATGAAAATAATTTTTATGTTAATCAAAAGTGTTTTTTTATAATTGATAACAAAAACAATAAAAATAATTTAAAATATTTAACGGGTATTTTAAATTCTAAAGTATCTCATTTTTGGATAAGGTGGAATTGTCCAGAGTTACAGGGTGGTACTAGAGAATTATCTGCAATATTTTTTGCAAATATTCCTATCCCAGAAGCCGACTCTAAGACTAAAAATAATATAACAAAACTCGTTGATCAGATTATAATACTAAAAAAGCAAGATAAAGATACTACCGCTTTAGAAAAGCAAATTGACGAGATTGTTTATTCGCTCTATGGGTTGAGTGATGAAGAGGTTAAGGTTGTGGAGGGTTAG
- the saoT gene encoding thioredoxin-like (seleno)protein SaoT, with the protein MSKVLVEFINTCPTCDGYSSFLNELQKQYNDQIEVKLYYAGKDFDYLEKYGMIDRGTLIINGKDRYDVLSKKLIEKEIKKALEVQNA; encoded by the coding sequence ATGTCTAAAGTATTAGTTGAATTTATTAATACCTGCCCAACCTGCGACGGCTACTCATCATTTTTAAACGAATTGCAAAAACAGTATAATGACCAAATAGAAGTAAAACTCTATTATGCAGGTAAAGATTTTGATTATTTAGAAAAATACGGAATGATAGACAGAGGTACATTAATTATAAACGGAAAAGACAGATACGATGTCTTAAGCAAAAAATTAATAGAAAAAGAAATTAAAAAGGCACTGGAAGTACAAAACGCTTAA
- the saoE gene encoding efflux transporter SaoE yields MIMNFLYVFWDFLLISSEWIVISLILSGIIHAFVRPQVLQKSIGNKKISSLIKTTISGAILPICSCGVLPLALSLYRTGAYLGPTLSFLVSTPIINPAAIIVAFAMLGKEITIIYILCGIFLPLIIGILGNTFGGKELIAPEVLKLQSMNIKIPETNYVDKTPWYKKLYNGILWGFNNLGIEISRFILIGTLFGALLLTVVPQSFVMQYLSSPKLVSILGITLVGCMMYVCALGHIPLIAALISAGASPGIAITFLITGVATNISELISIYKLIGKRTLIIYLVSMLFFGILIGYITNILLTDNFTPIFDLSNSTKQIEIANNINITFPDWFKNICAIAVLFMGLYSWFMIIVKKIKLIVSREKEVQC; encoded by the coding sequence ATGATAATGAATTTTTTGTATGTATTTTGGGACTTTCTCCTAATAAGTTCTGAATGGATTGTCATAAGTTTAATATTATCTGGTATAATACATGCTTTTGTACGTCCTCAAGTACTGCAAAAATCAATAGGCAATAAAAAAATATCTTCTTTAATAAAGACTACAATATCAGGAGCAATTCTTCCTATATGCAGCTGCGGAGTACTTCCTTTGGCATTAAGTTTATACAGGACAGGTGCCTATTTAGGACCTACACTTTCATTTTTGGTATCAACCCCAATAATTAACCCAGCTGCAATAATAGTTGCTTTTGCTATGCTAGGTAAAGAAATTACTATTATATATATATTATGCGGAATATTTCTTCCTTTAATAATAGGAATATTAGGAAACACTTTCGGCGGCAAAGAATTAATAGCCCCTGAAGTTTTGAAATTGCAAAGTATGAATATTAAAATCCCAGAAACAAATTATGTAGATAAAACGCCTTGGTACAAAAAATTATACAATGGCATTTTATGGGGATTTAATAATCTTGGAATAGAAATAAGCAGATTTATTTTAATAGGTACTTTATTTGGGGCATTGTTATTAACTGTAGTTCCTCAGTCATTTGTTATGCAGTATTTAAGCAGCCCAAAATTAGTATCAATATTAGGTATAACTTTAGTAGGCTGTATGATGTATGTATGTGCTTTAGGTCATATACCATTAATAGCCGCTTTAATATCAGCAGGTGCTTCACCCGGTATAGCAATAACATTTTTGATTACAGGGGTAGCAACCAATATTTCCGAATTAATCAGCATATATAAGCTCATAGGTAAGAGAACTTTAATCATATATTTAGTTTCTATGCTTTTTTTTGGTATCTTGATAGGTTACATTACAAATATTTTATTAACGGATAATTTTACGCCCATCTTTGATTTATCAAATTCTACTAAGCAGATAGAAATAGCCAATAATATAAATATCACTTTTCCAGATTGGTTTAAGAATATATGTGCTATTGCAGTTTTATTTATGGGCTTATATTCATGGTTTATGATAATAGTAAAGAAAATAAAGCTGATTGTAAGCAGGGAAAAAGAAGTTCAATGCTGA
- the saoC gene encoding Cys-Cys-COOH (seleno)protein SaoC, which yields MLRLFFVLCVFIFVSCGNNTQDIKSAEGINNDELYKSYMKEYSEKELLTFLEGDFSGDDKDDLIIIYRESKYSNKLIGIYKDYNSGKILMTSPIPAPIESYTMKFYNIDEKVPNEILVSGKKGAHIGFAVYRLENGEFISLFENGMEDCC from the coding sequence ATGCTGAGATTATTTTTTGTTTTATGTGTTTTTATATTTGTTTCATGCGGTAATAATACACAGGATATAAAGAGTGCAGAAGGCATAAATAATGATGAGCTTTACAAATCCTATATGAAAGAATACTCAGAAAAAGAACTTCTTACATTTTTGGAGGGCGATTTCAGCGGTGATGATAAAGATGATTTAATAATAATTTACAGAGAGTCAAAGTATTCAAATAAATTGATTGGTATATATAAAGACTATAACAGCGGAAAAATATTAATGACATCTCCTATACCTGCCCCTATAGAGAGTTATACTATGAAGTTTTATAATATAGACGAAAAAGTGCCAAATGAAATTTTGGTATCTGGTAAAAAGGGAGCACATATAGGTTTTGCTGTTTATAGGCTTGAAAACGGAGAGTTTATAAGTTTATTTGAAAACGGAATGGAAGATTGCTGTTAA
- the saoX gene encoding ABC transporter substrate-binding subunit SaoX, whose protein sequence is MKQTMIILSMFIMMLSCGRGNNSKEAVQIPADVQAIIDDYNLEELSDDDKKYKINLGYYNCDHMTAACVGEDTGIFKALGLNVTVTGNGNVPEAMSAGQMDMAYAGFTTTLNAVKNKVPLFIAAENHTGGAEYFVVSKDINKPEDLLNKRISMGANAETVNLNWAEWTEQLNIPRDTTYYENFSMSDSDAYFAFKLGQLDGYGACDPWGSMAEYENTGKILKRQNTDREIDGHGTCCKVCMNYNFAKAHPKLAERILLAHAMSIEYMYLHPYKAAQIFAENYNVPLEVGLMTLWKKLNEEGRTITWKLNRDYVHNQMKTMKRLGVRDDINSLDIDDYIDLSYFDNCGAKDFDVFLKEEVDPIFPLGMSYEEWRAKAVEVDNIKEEPEV, encoded by the coding sequence ATGAAACAAACTATGATTATTTTGTCTATGTTTATTATGATGCTTTCATGCGGAAGAGGGAATAATTCTAAAGAAGCAGTTCAAATACCTGCAGATGTGCAGGCTATAATTGATGACTATAATTTGGAAGAATTAAGCGACGATGATAAAAAATATAAAATTAATTTGGGTTATTATAACTGCGACCATATGACAGCAGCTTGTGTAGGTGAGGATACTGGTATATTTAAAGCATTAGGTTTGAATGTTACAGTAACAGGTAATGGTAATGTTCCAGAGGCTATGAGTGCAGGTCAGATGGATATGGCATATGCAGGTTTTACAACTACTTTAAATGCTGTAAAAAATAAAGTACCTCTTTTTATAGCGGCAGAAAATCATACAGGCGGAGCTGAATATTTTGTTGTTTCTAAAGATATTAATAAACCAGAAGACCTTTTAAATAAAAGAATATCTATGGGAGCAAATGCTGAAACAGTAAATTTAAACTGGGCTGAATGGACAGAACAATTAAATATACCAAGAGATACAACTTATTATGAAAACTTTTCTATGAGTGATTCTGATGCTTATTTTGCCTTTAAATTAGGTCAATTAGATGGTTACGGAGCATGCGATCCTTGGGGTTCTATGGCAGAATATGAGAATACTGGTAAAATATTAAAAAGACAAAATACCGATAGAGAAATAGACGGTCATGGAACTTGCTGTAAAGTTTGTATGAATTATAACTTTGCTAAAGCTCATCCAAAATTGGCTGAACGTATACTTCTTGCTCATGCTATGTCTATAGAATATATGTATCTACACCCTTATAAAGCAGCTCAGATATTTGCTGAAAATTATAATGTTCCTTTGGAAGTTGGTCTTATGACTTTATGGAAAAAACTTAATGAGGAAGGAAGAACTATCACTTGGAAATTAAATAGAGATTATGTTCATAACCAAATGAAAACCATGAAAAGATTAGGTGTAAGAGATGATATTAACTCCCTTGATATAGATGATTATATAGATTTATCATACTTTGATAATTGCGGAGCCAAAGATTTTGATGTATTTCTTAAAGAAGAAGTTGACCCTATATTCCCTCTTGGTATGAGTTATGAAGAATGGAGAGCTAAAGCCGTAGAAGTAGATAACATCAAAGAAGAACCTGAAGTGTGA
- the saoB gene encoding ABC transporter substrate-binding (seleno)protein SaoB, with the protein MGHIIKRNKYIIIFSIVFIICFILFQNYKILLNDINKDKITVACGNDASGMLFDYIINDKDSNIEFSNIDYVQFLDCCGSQAEFAFISGRIDMAVLCPDAAFQLIYTDTNYYIVGSIVKGSNILVYYNEDYDNNVEPKNIGYMNKRLLQEALLKCRYSNSNYYPMLSTALPYALEKKTVDAIFIDIILALKIKNARFKKIDTEESDYYLVASKKLKDTVILNDFIKVYNEAVDDIENDTILSNILVSYLDISNSEGEMNIWKTMGVKFSKIKAEL; encoded by the coding sequence ATGGGGCATATAATAAAAAGAAATAAATATATTATTATATTTAGTATTGTTTTTATAATATGTTTCATCTTATTTCAAAACTATAAAATTTTATTAAACGATATAAATAAAGATAAAATCACGGTAGCATGCGGTAATGATGCTTCTGGAATGCTCTTTGATTATATAATAAATGATAAAGATTCTAATATAGAGTTTTCAAATATTGATTATGTTCAGTTTTTGGATTGCTGCGGTTCTCAGGCCGAATTTGCTTTTATATCTGGAAGGATAGACATGGCTGTTTTATGTCCGGATGCGGCATTTCAATTAATTTATACTGATACAAATTATTATATAGTAGGCTCTATAGTTAAAGGCTCTAATATATTGGTTTATTATAATGAAGATTATGATAATAATGTTGAACCTAAGAATATAGGATATATGAATAAAAGGCTTCTTCAGGAGGCTTTACTTAAATGTAGGTATTCTAATTCTAATTATTATCCTATGCTTTCAACAGCATTGCCTTATGCTTTAGAGAAAAAAACTGTTGATGCTATTTTTATTGATATTATATTGGCTTTAAAAATCAAGAATGCCAGATTTAAAAAAATTGATACTGAAGAATCCGATTATTATTTGGTTGCTTCAAAAAAACTAAAAGACACTGTTATTCTTAATGATTTTATTAAAGTTTACAATGAAGCAGTTGATGATATAGAAAATGATACAATATTATCTAATATACTCGTTAGTTATTTAGATATTTCAAACTCAGAAGGAGAAATGAATATATGGAAAACAATGGGCGTCAAGTTCAGCAAAATAAAAGCAGAGTTATAA
- the saoP gene encoding ABC transporter permease subunit SaoP (Most members of this family are selenoproteins with the selenocysteine residue at the channel-gating position.) — MENNGRQVQQNKSRVINLGNAGNSIFMKFYSVSVLIVIMVVWYFLAKKIDNNLLLPDFLLTCKEFFLSWVDPYTVQNLLITLERVFRGFIIACIIGLPLGLIMGYSKPILLAVSPIINSIRQVPIMAWIPLAIVWFGLGDGPTIFLITMSAIFPLIINTIDGVRGIDPNYINAARSMGARNIDIMFDIILPGALPSFLTGCRLALGLGWMSVICAEFIATSKGFGFILVEAQQRLETPKLYALMIVSAIIGFSMDRVLVVLEKILTSWRFKNGNS; from the coding sequence ATGGAAAACAATGGGCGTCAAGTTCAGCAAAATAAAAGCAGAGTTATAAATTTGGGAAATGCTGGAAATAGTATTTTTATGAAATTTTACAGTGTTTCTGTGCTTATAGTTATAATGGTAGTTTGGTATTTCCTTGCAAAAAAGATAGACAATAATTTACTTCTTCCAGATTTTTTATTAACCTGCAAAGAATTTTTTCTTTCTTGGGTAGACCCTTATACTGTTCAAAATTTGCTTATAACATTAGAGCGTGTATTTAGAGGATTTATTATAGCTTGTATAATAGGATTGCCTTTAGGACTTATTATGGGATATTCAAAACCTATACTTTTGGCTGTTTCTCCGATTATAAACTCTATAAGACAAGTTCCTATAATGGCTTGGATACCATTAGCAATAGTATGGTTTGGTCTTGGCGACGGACCTACTATATTTTTAATAACTATGAGTGCTATATTTCCTCTTATAATAAATACTATAGACGGAGTTAGAGGAATTGACCCAAATTATATTAATGCGGCTAGAAGTATGGGGGCTAGAAATATAGATATTATGTTTGATATAATTTTACCCGGTGCTTTGCCTTCATTTTTAACGGGATGCCGACTTGCTTTAGGTTTAGGCTGGATGAGTGTTATTTGTGCAGAGTTTATTGCTACAAGTAAAGGTTTCGGCTTTATATTGGTTGAAGCTCAGCAGAGACTTGAAACACCTAAACTTTATGCTCTTATGATAGTATCTGCTATTATAGGATTTAGTATGGATAGGGTGCTTGTTGTATTAGAAAAAATATTAACTTCTTGGAGATTTAAAAATGGCAATTCTTGA
- the saoA gene encoding ABC transporter ATP-binding protein SaoA: protein MAILEVNNVCKSFKTSKKSPEVEVLKDISFTAEKGEFVTLLGPSGCGKTTLLTIIGGFQSATSGEVLLEGERIEKPSSDRGYVFQNYALFPWMNVEKNILYSLKFSKMSKEEKKKRLEELLEMSHLKGHEKKYPISLSGGMQQRVAVVRALAPYPKILLLDEPLGAIDLQMREHMQNELLQLVKESNSTILMVTHDVSEAVYMSDRVIVMSLNKGEIVADMRIDIKHPRERDSEEYIECVRELTNNVKKAFINKVPVSV from the coding sequence ATGGCAATTCTTGAAGTAAATAACGTATGCAAATCTTTTAAAACTTCAAAAAAATCTCCTGAAGTTGAGGTATTAAAAGACATTAGTTTTACAGCGGAAAAGGGGGAGTTTGTAACTTTGCTTGGACCTTCAGGCTGCGGTAAAACTACACTTTTAACTATAATAGGAGGTTTTCAGAGTGCAACATCTGGAGAGGTACTGCTTGAAGGAGAGAGAATAGAAAAACCTTCTTCAGACAGAGGGTATGTTTTTCAGAATTATGCATTATTTCCTTGGATGAATGTTGAAAAAAATATACTTTATTCTCTTAAATTTTCAAAGATGAGTAAAGAAGAAAAGAAAAAACGTTTGGAAGAGCTTCTTGAAATGTCGCATCTTAAAGGGCATGAAAAGAAGTATCCTATTTCTTTATCGGGTGGGATGCAGCAGAGGGTAGCTGTTGTAAGGGCATTAGCACCTTATCCTAAAATACTGCTTTTAGATGAACCGCTTGGAGCTATAGATTTGCAGATGAGAGAGCATATGCAAAATGAGCTTTTACAGTTAGTTAAAGAGAGTAATAGCACTATACTTATGGTTACGCATGATGTTTCTGAGGCTGTTTATATGAGTGATAGGGTTATTGTTATGAGCTTAAATAAGGGTGAGATAGTGGCTGACATGAGAATAGATATTAAGCACCCTAGAGAAAGAGACAGTGAGGAGTATATAGAATGTGTTAGAGAACTTACTAATAATGTTAAAAAGGCTTTTATCAATAAAGTGCCTGTTTCGGTATAA